From Myxococcota bacterium, a single genomic window includes:
- the hslU gene encoding ATP-dependent protease ATPase subunit HslU, whose product MRTFTPREVVSELDRYIVGQHAAKRAVAIALRNRWRRQNVTGDLRDEIHPKNILMIGPTGVGKTEIARRLAKLAAAPFAKVEASKFTEVGYVGRDVESIVRDLMEIGIKLVREEELAKVRASAERVAEERLLDALYPRGPGVTSAEDPTRERLRQKLRDGELEEREVEIEMPERSSSTLEIFSPQGIEEMGVSLKDLMGNLMPKRTRARRVKVAQAREFLRDDEASRLIDQDAVRERALQRVEQSGIVFIDEIDKIARRETHGPDVSREGVQRDLLPIVEGTSVQTKHGTVRTDHILFIAAGAFHVSRPSDLIPELQGRFPIRVELLDLDEAAFVRILEEPHNALVKQYQALLATENVRLEFKPDAIREIARIAAEVNRSTENIGARRLHTVLERLLDDALFEAPDRGGSSEVFDGARVRERLADIAGDRELSRFIL is encoded by the coding sequence TTGAGGACCTTCACCCCCCGCGAGGTCGTGTCCGAGCTCGACCGCTACATCGTCGGACAGCACGCCGCCAAGCGCGCGGTCGCGATCGCGCTGCGCAACCGCTGGCGCCGGCAGAACGTGACGGGCGACCTGCGCGACGAGATCCACCCCAAGAACATCCTGATGATCGGGCCCACCGGCGTGGGCAAGACCGAGATCGCGCGGCGACTGGCCAAGCTCGCGGCGGCGCCGTTCGCGAAGGTCGAGGCCTCGAAGTTCACCGAGGTCGGCTACGTGGGCCGCGACGTCGAGTCGATCGTGCGCGACCTGATGGAGATCGGCATCAAGCTGGTGCGCGAGGAGGAGCTGGCGAAGGTGCGCGCCTCGGCGGAGCGCGTCGCCGAGGAGAGACTGCTCGACGCGCTGTATCCGCGCGGACCCGGAGTCACCAGCGCCGAAGACCCGACGCGCGAGCGCCTGCGCCAGAAGCTGCGCGACGGCGAGCTCGAGGAGCGCGAGGTCGAGATCGAGATGCCCGAGCGCAGCTCGTCCACGCTCGAGATCTTCTCGCCGCAGGGCATCGAGGAGATGGGCGTCTCGCTCAAGGACCTGATGGGCAACCTGATGCCCAAGCGCACGCGTGCCCGGCGGGTCAAGGTCGCGCAGGCGCGCGAGTTCCTGCGCGACGACGAGGCTTCGCGCCTGATCGACCAGGACGCGGTGCGCGAGCGCGCGCTCCAGCGGGTCGAGCAGAGCGGGATCGTGTTCATCGACGAGATCGACAAGATCGCGCGCCGCGAGACACACGGGCCCGACGTCTCGCGCGAGGGCGTGCAGCGCGACCTGCTGCCGATCGTCGAGGGCACGAGCGTGCAGACCAAGCACGGCACGGTGCGCACCGACCACATCCTGTTCATCGCGGCGGGCGCCTTCCACGTGTCACGGCCGTCCGACCTGATCCCCGAGCTGCAGGGCCGCTTCCCGATCCGCGTCGAGCTTCTAGACCTCGACGAGGCGGCATTTGTGCGGATCCTCGAGGAACCCCACAATGCGCTCGTGAAACAGTATCAGGCGCTGCTCGCCACCGAGAACGTGCGGCTCGAGTTCAAGCCGGACGCGATCCGGGAGATCGCGCGCATCGCGGCCGAGGTGAATCGCTCGACCGAGAACATCGGCGCGCGCCGGCTGCACACGGTGCTCGAGAGACTGCTCGACGACGCGCTGTTCGAGGCGCCGGACCGCGGCGGCTCGAGCGAGGTGTTCGACGGCGCGCGCGTGCGCGAGAGACTCGCCGACATCGCGGGCGACCGCGAGCTGTCGCGCTTCATCTTGTAG
- the trmFO gene encoding methylenetetrahydrofolate--tRNA-(uracil(54)-C(5))-methyltransferase (FADH(2)-oxidizing) TrmFO, translated as MAARVQVVGGGLAGCEAAWQLARRSVPVTLYEMRPEQRSPAHTTDELAELVCSNSLRSDAPENAVGLLHEEMRRAGSLVLSAADATRVPAGSALAVDRVAFAREIASRIEAEPRIELVRREVRELPQGLTIVATGPLTSDSLAEEIRALCGDSLYFYDSIAPVVYADSLDHERLFRASRWQDAGGAEGDYLNSPLERSAYYTFVSELVAAEKVPLHQFEKPVYFEGCLPIEVMAERGPETLAFGPMKPVGLADPRGGPAPYAVVQLRQEDKAGSLYNLVGFQTKLKIGEQKRIFRSLPGLERAVFARLGSVHRNTFIRAPELLDETLEHRARPGLHFAGQMAGVEGYVESAALGLLAGIFVAAKAAGERAPLPPATTALGALLGHLRHADPRHFQPMNVSFGLFPALEGREARGPRRERHVRLAARARADLAPWLRAVVA; from the coding sequence ATGGCGGCGCGCGTACAGGTGGTCGGAGGCGGGCTCGCGGGCTGCGAGGCCGCGTGGCAGCTCGCGCGCCGGAGCGTGCCGGTCACGCTCTACGAGATGCGCCCGGAGCAGCGGTCGCCCGCGCACACGACCGACGAGCTGGCGGAGCTGGTGTGCTCGAACAGCCTGCGCTCCGACGCGCCCGAGAACGCCGTGGGCCTCTTGCACGAAGAGATGCGCCGCGCGGGGTCGCTGGTGCTGTCGGCGGCCGACGCGACCCGCGTGCCCGCGGGCTCGGCGCTGGCGGTCGACCGCGTGGCCTTCGCGCGCGAGATCGCCTCGCGCATCGAGGCCGAGCCCCGGATCGAGCTCGTGCGCCGCGAGGTGCGCGAGCTGCCGCAGGGACTGACCATCGTCGCCACGGGCCCGCTCACCTCCGACTCACTCGCCGAAGAGATACGCGCGCTGTGCGGCGACTCACTCTACTTCTACGACTCGATCGCACCGGTGGTCTACGCCGACAGCCTCGACCACGAGCGGCTGTTCCGCGCCTCGCGCTGGCAGGACGCAGGCGGCGCCGAAGGCGACTATCTCAACTCGCCGCTCGAGCGCTCGGCCTACTACACCTTCGTGTCCGAGCTGGTCGCGGCCGAGAAGGTGCCGCTGCACCAGTTCGAGAAGCCGGTGTACTTCGAGGGCTGTCTGCCGATCGAGGTCATGGCCGAGCGCGGGCCGGAGACACTGGCCTTCGGGCCGATGAAGCCGGTGGGGCTGGCAGATCCGCGCGGCGGTCCGGCGCCCTACGCCGTGGTCCAGCTGCGCCAGGAGGACAAGGCCGGCTCGCTGTACAACCTGGTCGGCTTCCAGACCAAGCTCAAGATCGGCGAGCAGAAGCGCATCTTCCGCAGCTTGCCGGGACTGGAGCGGGCCGTGTTCGCGAGGCTGGGCTCGGTGCACCGCAACACCTTCATCCGCGCACCCGAGCTGCTCGACGAGACACTCGAGCACCGGGCGCGGCCGGGGCTGCACTTCGCCGGCCAGATGGCCGGCGTCGAGGGCTACGTCGAGTCGGCGGCGCTGGGCTTGCTCGCGGGCATCTTCGTGGCCGCCAAGGCCGCGGGCGAGAGAGCGCCGCTCCCGCCGGCGACGACGGCGCTGGGCGCGCTGCTCGGCCACCTGCGCCACGCCGACCCCAGACACTTCCAGCCCATGAACGTGAGCTTCGGCCTCTTCCCCGCGCTCGAGGGGCGCGAAGCGCGCGGCCCCCGGCGCGAGCGCCACGTGCGGCTCGCGGCGCGCGCGCGCGCAGACCTCGCGCCCTGGCTGCGCGCGGTCGTCGCGTGA
- a CDS encoding CPBP family glutamic-type intramembrane protease: protein MSDPAARTPASLLVPYAAPYVLYVAIGALADPRSHALWIYGARLVAVGAALAFYWRRWLPLRGPRPVAGSIAWGALFGLAGAGLWLGLHAPFAPSDAPAWSEGAWAARALGATLLPPLIEEPLFRGWALGVGVLYAQARAAGDPAPLGRALDRSDLASVAPGAWTPLALVGSTALFAAGHHAGEWLAACGYGALMCALWIARGDLVSCISAHAVTNAALAVFARATGAWGSW from the coding sequence ATGTCGGACCCCGCCGCGCGCACGCCCGCCTCGCTGCTCGTGCCGTACGCGGCGCCCTACGTGCTGTATGTCGCGATCGGCGCGCTCGCCGATCCGCGCAGCCATGCGCTCTGGATCTACGGCGCGCGGCTGGTCGCCGTGGGTGCGGCGCTGGCGTTCTACTGGCGCCGCTGGCTGCCGCTGCGCGGCCCGCGCCCGGTCGCGGGCTCGATCGCCTGGGGTGCGCTCTTCGGGCTGGCCGGAGCCGGCCTCTGGCTCGGGCTGCATGCGCCGTTCGCGCCGTCCGACGCCCCCGCCTGGAGCGAGGGCGCCTGGGCGGCCCGGGCGCTGGGCGCGACGCTCCTGCCACCCCTGATCGAGGAGCCGCTGTTCCGCGGCTGGGCGCTCGGAGTGGGGGTGCTCTACGCGCAGGCGCGCGCCGCGGGCGACCCGGCGCCGCTGGGCCGGGCGCTCGACCGCTCCGACCTGGCCTCGGTCGCGCCGGGCGCCTGGACGCCGCTCGCGCTGGTCGGCTCGACCGCCCTGTTCGCCGCCGGTCACCACGCCGGCGAGTGGCTCGCGGCGTGCGGCTACGGCGCGCTCATGTGCGCTCTCTGGATCGCGCGCGGCGACCTCGTATCATGCATTTCCGCCCACGCGGTCACGAACGCGGCGCTCGCCGTGTTCGCGCGCGCGACCGGTGCTTGGGGAAGCTGGTGA
- a CDS encoding tyrosine recombinase XerC, producing MTPADSRALAAFERHLTAERALSPHTLRAYLGEARRLAESPECVRSGGLDRIESLALRAYLAGFHRTLKSSSRNRRLAALRAFFRFRVKTGARAVDPSEGLHSLKQERRVPSPLAAEDCERLIESDDPGRAPELSTRDRALFELLYGTGMRVGELAKLRVRDWDRYRCEVRVRGKGNKERIIPVTAATQRALDAWLALRPQEGLLAQPLFTNARGGALGERGVRVILRRRLRVAGIARPASPHTLRHSYATHMLEADADLRAIQELLGHERLSTTQRYTQVSAEHLSRVYRSAHPRAKGERQ from the coding sequence GTGACTCCCGCGGACTCCCGCGCGCTGGCGGCCTTCGAGCGCCACCTGACCGCGGAGCGCGCGCTCTCGCCGCACACGCTGCGCGCCTATCTGGGCGAGGCGCGCCGGCTGGCCGAGAGCCCCGAGTGCGTGCGCTCGGGCGGCCTGGACCGCATCGAATCACTGGCGCTGCGCGCTTATCTCGCCGGCTTCCACCGCACGCTCAAGAGCTCGAGCCGGAACCGGCGGCTGGCCGCGCTGCGCGCGTTCTTCCGCTTCCGCGTGAAGACCGGCGCGCGCGCGGTCGACCCGAGCGAGGGCCTGCACAGCCTGAAGCAGGAGCGGCGCGTGCCGTCGCCGCTGGCGGCCGAGGACTGCGAGAGACTGATCGAGAGCGACGACCCCGGGCGCGCGCCCGAGCTGTCCACGCGCGACCGCGCGCTGTTCGAGCTGCTCTACGGCACCGGCATGCGCGTGGGCGAGCTGGCCAAGCTGCGCGTCCGGGACTGGGACCGCTACCGTTGCGAGGTGCGGGTGCGCGGCAAGGGCAACAAAGAGCGGATCATTCCCGTGACGGCCGCCACCCAGCGCGCGCTCGACGCGTGGCTCGCGCTGCGCCCCCAAGAGGGGCTGCTCGCGCAGCCCCTGTTCACGAACGCGCGCGGCGGCGCGCTGGGCGAGCGCGGCGTGCGCGTGATCCTGCGCCGGCGCCTGCGCGTGGCGGGCATCGCCCGGCCGGCCAGCCCCCACACCTTGAGACACTCGTACGCGACTCACATGCTGGAGGCCGATGCCGACCTGCGCGCGATCCAGGAGCTCTTGGGCCACGAGCGGCTGTCCACGACCCAGCGCTACACGCAGGTCTCCGCCGAGCACCTGTCGCGCGTGTACCGCTCGGCCCATCCGCGCGCCAAGGGAGAACGGCAGTGA
- the hslV gene encoding ATP-dependent protease subunit HslV, translating to MSEFHGTTVIAVKRGKSVVIAGDGQVTLGNTIMKRTARKVQRLHGGRVIAGFAGSTADAFALAERFEAKLEERGGILRRAAVELAKDWRTDRALRRLEALLIVADSQDLLVISGNGDVIEPDGGVAAIGSGGSFALAAARALMDATPMGAREIAERSLRIAAEICLYTNDQISVEELAL from the coding sequence GTGAGCGAGTTCCACGGCACCACCGTGATCGCCGTGAAGCGCGGCAAGAGCGTGGTGATCGCCGGCGACGGCCAGGTGACGCTCGGCAACACGATCATGAAGCGCACTGCGCGCAAGGTGCAGCGGCTGCACGGCGGGCGAGTCATCGCCGGCTTCGCCGGCTCGACCGCCGACGCCTTCGCGCTGGCCGAGCGCTTCGAGGCCAAGCTCGAGGAGCGCGGCGGGATCCTGCGCCGCGCCGCGGTCGAGCTCGCGAAAGACTGGCGCACCGACCGCGCGCTGCGCCGGCTCGAGGCGCTGCTGATCGTGGCGGACTCACAAGACCTGCTGGTGATCTCGGGCAACGGCGACGTGATCGAGCCCGACGGCGGCGTGGCCGCGATCGGCTCGGGCGGCTCGTTCGCGCTGGCCGCCGCGCGCGCGCTGATGGACGCGACGCCGATGGGCGCGCGCGAGATCGCCGAGCGGAGCCTGCGCATCGCGGCCGAGATCTGTCTGTACACCAACGACCAGATCAGCGTGGAGGAGCTCGCGCTTTGA
- the dprA gene encoding DNA-processing protein DprA: MDAEVIARIALGAVLSRPHVRALLASAGSARAALAAGGKGLAPRLAAALRRADPRAAERMLARASDSGVRALAPDSAEFPAALREIPDAPLLLWLRGALPAGPALAIVGSRRPSSRARACAQAFAAELARAGVAIVSGLAYGIDGAAHEGALAGGGPTVAVLASGLCIVTPHGQAPLAARILAAGGAWLSERDPWADAHPRHFPERNRLISGLARVTLLVEARERSGSLWSARHALEQGRDVAVVPGPIDTDLCRGSNRLLREGATPILDADDLRAAVLGPLAARPAAAPRAGGSPAARAILAHLADGPCELDQLARGLGRSPADLAPALLELELEGRVRREGARLAATRAGS, translated from the coding sequence TTGGACGCGGAAGTCATCGCGCGCATCGCGCTGGGCGCGGTCTTGTCCCGGCCCCACGTACGGGCACTGCTCGCATCGGCCGGCTCGGCGCGCGCCGCGCTCGCGGCCGGAGGCAAGGGTCTCGCCCCGCGGCTCGCCGCTGCGCTGCGGCGCGCCGACCCGCGCGCGGCCGAGCGCATGCTCGCGCGCGCGAGTGACTCGGGGGTGCGCGCGCTCGCGCCCGACTCGGCCGAGTTCCCGGCGGCGCTGCGCGAGATCCCGGATGCGCCGCTGCTCTTGTGGCTGCGCGGGGCGCTGCCGGCGGGGCCGGCGCTGGCGATCGTGGGCTCGCGCCGTCCGTCGTCGCGCGCGCGCGCCTGCGCGCAGGCATTCGCGGCCGAGCTGGCGCGCGCGGGCGTGGCGATCGTCTCGGGCCTGGCCTACGGCATCGACGGCGCGGCGCACGAAGGGGCGCTGGCCGGCGGCGGCCCGACGGTGGCGGTGCTGGCGTCGGGGCTTTGCATCGTGACTCCGCACGGCCAGGCGCCGCTCGCCGCGCGCATCCTGGCCGCGGGCGGCGCCTGGCTCTCCGAGCGCGATCCCTGGGCCGACGCGCACCCGCGTCACTTCCCCGAGCGCAACCGCCTGATCTCGGGGCTGGCGCGAGTCACTCTCCTGGTCGAGGCGCGCGAGCGGAGCGGGTCGCTGTGGAGCGCGCGCCACGCGCTCGAGCAGGGCCGCGACGTGGCGGTCGTGCCCGGCCCGATCGACACCGATCTGTGTCGCGGGTCGAACCGCCTGCTGCGCGAGGGCGCCACGCCGATCCTCGACGCCGACGACCTGCGGGCGGCCGTGCTGGGTCCGCTCGCGGCGCGGCCGGCCGCCGCGCCAAGAGCCGGGGGATCGCCCGCGGCGCGGGCCATCCTGGCTCATCTGGCGGACGGCCCGTGCGAGCTCGACCAGCTCGCCCGCGGGCTGGGCCGCAGCCCGGCCGACCTGGCCCCCGCGCTGCTCGAGCTCGAGCTCGAGGGCCGGGTCCGGCGCGAGGGCGCGCGCCTGGCCGCCACGCGGGCCGGATCCTGA